One part of the Rutidosis leptorrhynchoides isolate AG116_Rl617_1_P2 chromosome 1, CSIRO_AGI_Rlap_v1, whole genome shotgun sequence genome encodes these proteins:
- the LOC139851506 gene encoding uncharacterized protein: MVALSPHNSFSMFDASKLLKLSEMYPMDFNQTERDHLKRELDVYFEVVHRDVKFANLKGIVDLAKLLVGTEKDLSYPYVYPLLKLALVLHVAIATVERCFSSVKLVKSDMCSRMSNEFLNGYLLGAIEREELANVTNEAVIDHFQYKKYRRGNLC; the protein is encoded by the coding sequence ATGGTAGCTTTAAGCCCACATAATTCGTTTTCTATGTTTGATGCTTCTAAGTTATTGAAGTTGAGTGAGATGTATCCTATGGATTTCAATCAAACGGAAAGAGATCATCTTAAACGTGAACTTGATGTATATTTTGAGGTTGTGCATCGAGATGTTAAATTTGCTAACTTAAAAGGGATTGTCGACCTTGCTAAATTGTTGGTTGGAACTGAAAAAGATCTTTCATATCCTTATGTTTATCCATTATTAAAGCTTGCATTGGTTTTGCATGTTGCCATCGCAACGGTTGAGAGGTGTTTTTCTTCAGTGAAGCTTGTAAAATCGGATATGTGTAGCAGAATGAGTAATgaatttctgaatggttatcttcttGGGGCGATAGAAAGAGAAGAACTAGCAAATGTTACTAATGAAGCAGTCATTGATCATTTTCAATATAAGAAATATCGTAGGGGAAATTTGTGTTAG